A single window of Candidatus Thermoplasmatota archaeon DNA harbors:
- the hypE gene encoding hydrogenase expression/formation protein HypE — translation MSEKIKLAQGAGGQMMDKLIKEKILKYFKKNQANAEVSLTMLDDSAVIDDIVFTTDSHTVYPIIFPGGDLGSLAVAGTINDISVMGAKPIALSAGFIVEEGLSMEVFEMIVKSMSNVAKTAGIPIVTGDTKVVEKGAVQEFVINTSGIGKRTSLLDDNIKEVRRYRSFNSRWLLDSNLRDGDVIIVSGNLGEHGIALISFREGYGFETSIKSDIAPLNDLMEKVLKEGGVVSAKDPTRGGLANTVNEFSEKSKVGVILSEEDIPIPDGVRSACDMLGIDPLEIGNEGKVVLGVVKEKADDMLKVLKRHRLGKNAAIIGEATKKVEGVVLDTVVGGRRILHKPLGDPVPRIC, via the coding sequence ATGTCAGAAAAAATAAAACTTGCGCAAGGTGCAGGCGGGCAGATGATGGACAAACTTATCAAAGAAAAAATTTTAAAATATTTTAAAAAAAATCAAGCAAATGCAGAAGTTTCTCTTACAATGCTTGATGATTCAGCAGTAATTGATGATATTGTTTTTACAACAGATTCACACACAGTTTATCCAATAATTTTTCCAGGTGGGGATCTTGGTTCACTTGCTGTTGCTGGTACTATTAATGATATTTCTGTTATGGGTGCAAAACCTATTGCTCTTTCTGCTGGTTTTATTGTTGAAGAAGGTCTTTCAATGGAGGTTTTTGAAATGATAGTAAAGAGTATGAGCAATGTTGCAAAAACTGCAGGTATACCAATTGTTACAGGGGATACTAAGGTTGTTGAAAAAGGTGCTGTACAGGAATTTGTGATAAACACGAGTGGTATCGGTAAAAGAACTTCATTACTTGATGATAATATTAAAGAGGTTAGGAGATATCGTAGTTTCAATAGTAGATGGCTTCTTGATTCAAATCTAAGGGATGGTGATGTTATCATTGTTTCTGGTAATCTTGGTGAGCATGGTATTGCTTTGATTTCTTTTCGTGAGGGATATGGTTTTGAGACTAGTATTAAATCTGATATAGCCCCTTTGAATGATCTTATGGAGAAGGTGTTGAAGGAGGGTGGTGTTGTTTCTGCTAAGGATCCTACTAGAGGTGGTTTGGCTAATACTGTTAATGAGTTTAGTGAGAAATCCAAAGTAGGAGTTATTCTGAGTGAGGAGGATATTCCTATCCCTGATGGTGTTAGGTCTGCTTGTGATATGCTTGGAATTGATCCTCTTGAAATTGGTAACGAGGGCAAAGTTGTACTCGGCGTGGTCAAAGAAAAGGCAGATGATATGCTCAAAGTTCTGAAAAGACATCGGCTTGGTAAAAACGCTGCTATAATTGGTGAGGCAACAAAAAAAGTAGAAGGCGTGGTACTCGATACAGTTGTTGGTGGGAGACGTA
- the hycI gene encoding hydrogenase maturation peptidase HycI produces MKYLIMCIGNRDGGDDAIGPYIADKLKKFENKDFRVIDCDVVPENYTSLVKKYKPEKLIIIDAVKMGLSPSEIRIVPKEKIGSMHVSTHGIPISVLIKYLEPYAENIVLIGIEPETFSGKISSSVKKSGDKLVEIIRNKRIDEIEILK; encoded by the coding sequence ATGAAATATCTTATCATGTGCATTGGTAACAGAGATGGTGGAGACGATGCAATTGGACCATATATAGCAGACAAGTTAAAAAAATTTGAAAACAAAGATTTCCGTGTAATTGATTGCGATGTTGTACCAGAAAATTATACATCATTGGTTAAAAAATATAAACCGGAAAAACTCATTATAATCGATGCAGTTAAAATGGGTTTATCTCCTAGCGAAATAAGAATTGTTCCTAAAGAAAAAATCGGCTCAATGCATGTAAGTACACATGGAATACCAATTTCTGTTTTGATAAAATATCTTGAACCATATGCAGAAAATATTGTTTTAATTGGGATAGAGCCAGAGACGTTTTCTGGTAAAATAAGTAGCTCAGTTAAAAAAAGTGGAGACAAGTTAGTTGAGATT